The Streptomyces kanamyceticus DNA segment GGGCCCCGGGTCGCGCAGGGCGGCGCGGTGCAGCCGCCGCGTCTCCGCTCCTGGCCCGGCGCCGAGTTCGTCCCGCAGCGCCGCCGCGCACACCTCGTACTGGCGTACCGCCCGACCCCGGAGGCCCTGGCGCAGATACGCCTCGATCAGCACCCGGTGCGCGCCCTCGTCGGCGGGTGCCTCTGCCACGGCGCGGTGGGCGGTGTGCGCCGCGCCGTCCAGGTCGCCCTCGGCGAGGCGCGCGGCGGCGAGGGCGGTCCTGACCCGTCGGCGGAGCTCGGCGAGGTGTTCACGGCACGGTTCGGCCCAGGGTGCGTAGGGATCCTCGGGGAGCGGCTCCCCGGTGAACGCGGCGAGTGCGGCCGCCAGTTCGGGTACGGCGCGCGTCGCAAGGGCGCGTTCGGCGTGTGTCCGCGCGTGGTCGGTGTCGATCCAGACGTGGTCGGGCGCCAGGCGCAGCAGCGCGCCGTCACCGATCAGATAGGCGGAGGCGGCGCGCGGCGCGAGTTCCGGTTCCAGGGCGTGCCGGGCGGTGTGCAGGGCGACGCGCAGGCTCCGCAGGGCGGGGGCCAGTTCGGCGTCCGGCCAGCACACGGCCATGACGCGCTCGCGGTGCAGCTGGTGTCCCGGGGTGACCGCGAGGAGTTTCACCAGGGTCCTCGCACCGGGCCTCGACCAGCGTTCGACGGTCCGCGCGCCGTCGTCCCTTTCGGTGCGGAAGCCGCCGAGAAGGTGGATGCGGAGCAGTGGCGGGGCCCCCGCCGTGCGCTCCGCGACGCCGTCCGAATGTGCTGCCGCGCCCGTCACGGTCGGTCACTCTAGCCTCAGCGGACGCGGAACAGGGGGCCGTTACACAGGAATTACTGGCCGAAAGCCGCTGGTGGTTCCGGCACTTCAGAGGCGTGCCCGGCGAAGATCACGCCAATGTCGCAGGGGCCGCCGAGCGGCCGTGCGCAGCGCGTTGACGGTGTCGAAGCCGGTGATCAGGATGTGTGCGATCCCTCCACCACACCCCCGTGTCCCGCCTTGAGGAGGCAGTGTGAAACGCTCCCGAGCCATCAGTGCCGGTGTCCTGTTCCTGCTCGGCACGACCGCCGCGGTCGCCCAGGCCGCGCAGAGCGACCAGGGCGCGCGGCACCGGCCCGCCCCGGCCTCCGCCGCGTCCTGGTGCGCCAAGCAGGGCGGCACCGCGCAGACCCAGTACCCCTACCGCACCGATCCCCGCACGCAGGAACTCGTCCGGCTCGGCGGCGAGCGGACGATGTGCGTCTTCGGCGCCGACGACGGCTCCAGGATCGCGATCGCGGCGGACACCCTGGCCGCGGAGAAGGAGACGCTGGCCCAGCGCGCGTACCAGCGCAAGATCGCCGACCCCGGCGGCGGCGTCGGGAACCCGTCCATCGCCTACTGCCACGCCATCAACGGCACCGCGATGTACGGGCCGGGAAAGCTGGACGCGGGAGGCTGGGGCCCCAAGGGCGCCACCAAGTCCGACCAGGTGATCTCCGCGTGCATGTTCGGCGACGGCTCGGTCATCGACGCCTGGGGCCTGAAGTACCACACGGGCGGCGTGATCCGCGGCGCCGACCTCGCGGAGAAGTTCCGGGCCGAGAGCTCCTGACCCCGCCGGGCCGAACGACCCGTGGCCCAGGGACCGCCGGCCCTGCCCCGGTGCCTGGGCCACGGCCACCCTTGGACCGCATGCCCCAGTCCACGTACGTCCGCGCAGGCCGCGGGCTCAGCCTGCTCATGCTGCTCGCCGGAGCGCTCGGCACGGTCGCCTCCACCGAGCTGGCCCGCGACCGCATCGCGTCGCTCGCCGACCCGGCGTTCTCCCCCGGCTGCAACATCAACACGGTCCTCAGCTGCGGTGACGTGATGGCGGCCTGGCAGAGCGACGTCCTGGGCGTCCCGAACACGCTGCTCGGCATCGCCGGTTTCGCCGCCCTCGCCGCGTTCGGGCTCGCCCTGCTGTCCGGCGCCCGCTTCCCCCGGTGGCTGTGGCTGCTCCTCCAGACCGGTGTGACGGCGGCGTTCGGCTTCGTGGTCTGGCTGATCACCCAGTGCCTGTACGTCATCGGGGCGCTGTGCCCCTGGTGCATGCTGGTCTGGGCGGTCGTCCTGCCCCTGTTCTGGTACGTGACCGTGCACTGCCTGCGCTCGGGCGTACTGCCCGCGCCCCGGCGCCTCACCGGGACGCTGACCCGGCATGCGTGGCTCGGCCCGGTCCTGATGTACGGCGTCCTCGCCGCACTGATCCTGACCCGCTTCGGTACGCGTCTGTGGTGAACGCCGGGCAGGCCCCGCCGGGGCCTGCCCCAGGTCCCCTACGGCCGCCTCGCCTGCGCCACGAACTCCCGTACGGCGGCGTCGAGTTTCGCGGCGTTCTCGCGGCCGCTCGTCTTGAGGCCGTGCCGGTTGGCCAGCCAGGCGCCGGTGGAGTACGTCATTTGGGTCTCGCCGTGTTCGTCCTGCCAGACGAGCACCTTCGACGGCAGGTCGATCCCGGTGGTCCGCCGGTCCTGCATGAGCCGGGTGCCGACCGCCGGTCTGCCGATCAGGACCAGGCGGGTGGGGCGGAGCGTCATGTCCACCTTCTCCGCGTTGGCCTGGTGGTCGATGACGGAGAGCACGTGGTGTCCCGCCTCGGTCGCGGCGGTGCGCAGCCGGTCCACCACGGCGTCGACGGTGCCGGGCGCGGGAAGCGTGACGAGCCCCGAGGCCGTCTCGCTGGGCATTGGTTCGTTCACGCGCTTCACCGTAGGCGGCGGGGGCGCGCACGGGCGGCCGACCCGCCCGGCGGCCCCTCTGCTCCCGGGGTTGTCAGTGATGGAATCCCGGCTGTTCGGGCGCGTGGCTGCCGGGGCCCGACGTCATCAGCCGGTCGACGGCCGCGCCGATGTCGTCGGCGAGCAGCCCGATCTTGTCGTGGCCGGTGCCGTGCCGCACCAGGACCCGCTGGACGACGGTGTCGTCACGCCCTGCGGGCAGCGGATAGGCGGGCACCTGCCAGCCGCGCTTGCGCAGCTCCTCGGTCAGGTCGTAGAGGGTGAACCCGGCCGTGACCGGGTCGGCGAGCTTCCAGGAGACGGCGGGCAGCGCGCCCCTCCCGTCGTACAGGAGGGTGAAAGGACCCATCTTCTCGATCCGTTCGGCCAGCATGTGGGCGGTGACCGCGCACGCCTCGTACACCTTGCGGTAGCCCTCGTGGCCCAGGCGCAGCATGTTGTAGTACTGGGCGACGATCTCGCCGCCGGGGCGGGAGAAGTTCAGGGCGAAGGTGGGCAGGTCGCCGCCCAGGTAGTTGACGCGGAAGATCAGGTCCTCGGGAAGCAGATCGGCGGAGCGCCACACCACCCAGCCGACACCCAGCGGTGCCATGCCGTACTTGTGTCCCGAGGTGTTGATGGAGGCGACGCGCGCCAGCCGGAAGTCCCACACCAGTTCGGGGGTGAGGAACGGGGCGAGGAAGCCGCCGCTGGCCGCGTCCACGTGTACGGGGATGTCGAGTCCCGTCTCGGTCTGGATGCGGTCGAGTTCGGCGACGATCTCGGCGACCGGTTCGTAGACGCAGGTGAAGGTGACGCCGAGGATGGCGACGACTCCGATGGTGTTCTCGTCCACGTAGTCCTTGAGCTGCTCGGGGCGCATCCCCAACGCGTCGTCCGCCAGCGGGACTTGGCGCAGTTCCACGTCGAAGTAGCGGGCGAACTTCTCCCAGCACACCTGCACGGGCCCCACGACGATGTTGGGCCGGTCGGTGGGCTTGCCCT contains these protein-coding regions:
- a CDS encoding DUF302 domain-containing protein; the encoded protein is MNEPMPSETASGLVTLPAPGTVDAVVDRLRTAATEAGHHVLSVIDHQANAEKVDMTLRPTRLVLIGRPAVGTRLMQDRRTTGIDLPSKVLVWQDEHGETQMTYSTGAWLANRHGLKTSGRENAAKLDAAVREFVAQARRP
- a CDS encoding glutamate decarboxylase; the protein is MPLHRTTHHPIKPGSPFDDVYALPISEQILPKYKMPRSVSDPRAVRALIHDELALDGNASQNLATFCTTWVEPEVHMLMDECLDKNMIDKDEYPQTAEIENRCVHMLADLWNSPEGETTLGCSTTGSSEACMLGGLALKWRWRKRREAEGKPTDRPNIVVGPVQVCWEKFARYFDVELRQVPLADDALGMRPEQLKDYVDENTIGVVAILGVTFTCVYEPVAEIVAELDRIQTETGLDIPVHVDAASGGFLAPFLTPELVWDFRLARVASINTSGHKYGMAPLGVGWVVWRSADLLPEDLIFRVNYLGGDLPTFALNFSRPGGEIVAQYYNMLRLGHEGYRKVYEACAVTAHMLAERIEKMGPFTLLYDGRGALPAVSWKLADPVTAGFTLYDLTEELRKRGWQVPAYPLPAGRDDTVVQRVLVRHGTGHDKIGLLADDIGAAVDRLMTSGPGSHAPEQPGFHH
- a CDS encoding vitamin K epoxide reductase family protein; its protein translation is MPQSTYVRAGRGLSLLMLLAGALGTVASTELARDRIASLADPAFSPGCNINTVLSCGDVMAAWQSDVLGVPNTLLGIAGFAALAAFGLALLSGARFPRWLWLLLQTGVTAAFGFVVWLITQCLYVIGALCPWCMLVWAVVLPLFWYVTVHCLRSGVLPAPRRLTGTLTRHAWLGPVLMYGVLAALILTRFGTRLW